CACATTAAGTTTGGTGCTCATTGTGTCTAGTTTATCTTAAGGAAAAACGTCTTTGCATCGAggttttacgaaaaaaaaaagtctaaaaGCACTATATCCTCGGCAGTTCTTTTATATGTGCGTAAGCTTTGACCAGAAGTTTGAAAGATTTGATGGAATGAATATCATTTCCGCCGCTGAGAACGCGGCTAATCCAGTTGCAGTGGTTTTAACGCCCACTTGCGCTTCAGAATAGAATATAAATGCCTATTTATCGCACCCtcgcccgtgggagaccttgctgcTCAGTTCCGACATGGAAACCCAAGTGCATGTCAAAACAAGAGCCCAggaggtggctgcacatcgctctccagaaaaacctcgccatccacgttaATACGCGCCCTATTTGAAGACAAGTGgatcctcgccttctgaagaagctgCAGACGTCCTTCAGCGTCAGGGGCCTCCTGGGAGCCATGCATGATTGCAGCTGAGCTGGACACTGAGGCTAGGcatagtgcctccgctgccacgctggcagAGGTAGCTCTGCAGGCGTCTCTCGTGGTAGGACATGCctcgcagtcgacacctgatccgcggcgccggatccagctttgtgctcccgttTCATCGGCAGATGCGCCtttcctgccttcccgaaatccTGAACTGCTCGTAAGTGATCTGCCCCCAGGGCCAATGGCCATCCATTCCACGCTTCCGGATTGGCCTAAAACCGCATTATGAACTGAGCATTCCattggacttatcggcacctctacccgcgcaaaagtgccctcgtgcaTCTCACAAGCGTCCCTGAAATGACAGTGAACCAATTCCATCTTCGTCAAGTGATGGCTCTCAAGGCAAGCGCTCTTCTCTTACGATCGAGAACCCAGTTGAATCTACACCCAGATCGTCACCTTACAAAATGACCATTAAATctctggccaaaaaaaaaagcctcacggatatgcCAAACAAGATtctacaagctaacttggacgcgtaaGTCGGAACGAAAGGTTTTCTTGGCTTCAATAgcacaaagtccaacaccattgttGTGTGGCTTCCGACTCAAATGCCGTagaacgtctgcaaacgctccAGAGTATTTCACTCACAAGTGAAATCTCAGTGCCAATACAATTGTATTTTGTTGGAGGCTCCACTTGCAGCGTTTCatcgtctacaacgtcgacatcactgaggatcaaactgctcTCCGGCGTGAGCGAGCCTTgcaggggcgctcttgcatagtcaccttgcaaggccctcttaTACTACCAGCCTCTCTGTACTATTATGGGTGTATTTGACTGCCttggccatataaaccgagtgcggtatatttcTATAACTGCTCCCCTACtgggcatatgcgcaaatcctgccccttcactttTGCCGGTGAAGGCACATCTGAAggaaaagtggcttatcgatgcggcctctGTAAATTCGACGACCACGAGGTAACATCTCCAatctgtccgacaaaacaaaaggcaacacaaaaggctcgtcgtcgaatgactaagcattggccaatgctgacagtataacttcattgcagacatccaatcagTTCGCAGCTCTGCAGTAGGATGACCacgagtggccggagcttcctgagcacacctcgcatgatcctacAGCTCAGCAACCTTCCAACGATACGTAATATGCGAAAcgaacgcctccgaaaacagccaacaaaacaGCGCAGTATTCCCTAACTACGGCAGGACGATATAACCGCAGTAAACGAAAAAATCGAACGTCTTTGAgaggaggtcaccaagctccggccaCACCGTGAAATGCTGGCTCCACGTAGatgggcagcggaatcatccgccatatctatcaatggcgcagcaacatcgccttcctccCGCCCACCTGTGTCATTTCCTGCCACCTCTTCTTAGTTTACCGCAATGCCACACGACAAATCTGCGACTtttttgctccggtttatggtcaagcAGTTGTCCAACTTGACGTCCGTGATGATACAGCGCTCGGGCTAGTAGCAAGAACTGGCAACTTCCgttcgtgctggtgtgctgcagtggaactgcacaggcatttccacgaaggtggcaGAGCTCAAAACCTTACTACGAATTCATAAGCTGCAGGTGTGGGCTTTATTTCTACAGGAAACAAAGGCCTTGCCATCGAtttcaggcttcagtgcctacatgtctctttcaatgatagaccgtcgtgtacacaTTGCTGCtgccccgggaaaggcggcggtatATATGGGCTCAGGTTTTCCCCATGTACACCTTGCTCTCGGAAACTGGTGCACACCATATCCAGAGGTAGTGGAAGTGGCTTCAAAATTTAAGAAACGAACTGTTGTGGTCGTTTTATTAAACGTTAGACCAGTCGTTGGCGCGTCCTCCCATATTATTATTGCTTGGTTACTAAGTGACAGTTGGCAGTACCCCGGATGTTcaattttagtcggaggcgacttaaCACCTCTCACCAGGATTAGGAGTACCCCACTTCGAGCACTTGTGGCAGGCGCGTGCGGAACGCCTTCACAGATGCCCAGTTTGTTCTTCTCAAcaatcctgggacagcaacacggccagtgcttTGAACTCGCACTGCTTCCTATGCTTCAGATTTGACGTTTTGGTCGGGTCCGCGTACTCCCTCCTGGTACATGgcgccagactgctggggaaccGATCCTTACCTTATTGTCATCGGTCTCCATACCTCACTTTTCCGACCTTTACACTACAAATGTTCAGTCATCAACTGGGAAAGTTTTCCCTGCTGTCTCCACAATCTCTGTACAGATtattcgccaatccttgttgagcacATTCAAagagcgctcaacagtgctacaacttcCACCTGGACAGATGTTGGTTAACCGGCACTCGACCTCTTCCTTCTTAACTtctgggcggcacgccgtcaagccgagctggctgctacgcgagactcTACTTCGGCGCAGGCACGCACGCGAGTGCACTATCTTGCAGCTAAGACACGCAAACATGAACGCGACCTCTCACGATGGCAGTGGCATGCATGGTAGAAaaactttctgcaaaatcctcgactGCTTCTCTCATGCTTACGTTCCGTACAATAGAACATAGTCGCCGTTctactgacgcagcagcaaccgaaTGCTTCGCAGCTAACCAGTCGCCAGACGATTTCACTAAAAATGAAGCGCAAAAGTTTTTTCCAAGATACGATGTCGTGCCTTCTTCAGCTACTAGTTTAAGTATGGCAGGATATCCCAGCGCATGCATATCAAATGCCATCTGCTGTCGCCGCAAATGGAATTGCGTGTctgttctctatgcctgagttggcGGCttcaatagatgatgcgaaataGAAAACAGCGCCccgcccggacaatattcagtacgaggtgtacaagaacctgagtaccGCTGCACTCTCTCAACTATTAGACACCATAAAAaagtatggctggatggcgtcgtgCCCGAGAGCTGTAAATCCGTTGTCGTTTTTCCTATTCCTAAACCAGGAAACCTTCCACGGACTTTTGAAACTTACGAACTATCTCCTTAACTGCTACGTTTGTCGCGGTGGCTAGAGccgcacggtttttatcacctcACACAAATTGGCTTTCGTTCATATTTTGGCACAGAAGACGTGTTGGCTATGTTGACATCttcagttttgtcatctaccttGCCGCAATATGCGTATCGTTTTTGCAATATATGTTGAATAGGCATATGACAaaatcagtcatgcagccattctagaCTCCACTGACATGCttatctccctctgagagtgcgaccaagcggtcggatcatttgtccCTTACTGCGCCGTTCCCAAGGGATGAGTactgtcgccgacgttatttaataatGCTTCCACCCCGCTGGCTTGGAGCTTACCTGACATCCTTGTCATAAAATTTCTGCAGTAcactgatgacatcacggtgtgtGCTCACCAAGACCTGCATACTCAGgcggctgcccttcaatctgcttTGGATGTTACCTATATGCGCATCATCGATCAGACATCAACTTTCgatgcataaaacaacatacacgtcggtcGCCAACCGATGGAGACGCCGTAAGCTTGCTGCAGGTCCAATCCGGCTTTGTCTATCAGGCGCCCCACTACAAGAAAgcccgagtgtaaaaatcctagGCTGAACAATTCACCAATCAGGTTCAGCGGCTGCGTGGCTTTATGAGGCAAGAAGGCAAGGTGTTCACACATTGGGTTTGACTAGAATTTCTCCGAACATTGGTGGCAccgcaattggtgagggcagttctgcagccacgtattgtttatcaagcccaatTTCAAGATCCTTCAAGAgctcaatgggatcgccttgaagccgtgaacagtgaagctatgaggaccattacatgccttccacgcatcacgccggtaatagctttacaagagaatgtgCAGCTCAATATGATTTATGAGCTACTGAGGCACAAGTTTgtgcagctcagcgacaacaagccaacagataatcgccgaccagCATCTGCTAATTTGGCAGCGTTGCTTCACCAAATatttgaagaacaagatgcttgcctgcctgaagggtCCAATGTTGTCTACGTAGAAGCAAGCAtccaagcctgcgaagcaacaacagcaatctactgcccgCGCAGATCTGCCCTAAATCAAACCTctgggtttcagcttacggaaccccctacGTCTTTtcgtgctgagctcgttgcagttcaagaagcgcTCGATCTGCTCCGTGGCCGCAATAACTATGCTCTCTGCGGCCCGCGTGTCATCCGCTCTGCCGCCCTTCAAgtagtccggttgctacgacgtgttagccgctgcccAACAATATGTCAAAACATCCACCgcctcgcggcacgcatcccgcagacagtacgtattgagtgggtcccacggaaTCTGCCGACCtttcaaagccaggcagatttagcgagcTCCCTCTTCATTTCAGGCTGACGATTGTCTCGGCCCCTTCACTTGGACAACTTTAACCTCCTTTCGTCAAAAAAGGAACTCATCTGGCGCTGTACTCGTGCTCTCATCCCTTCGTGTGCGGTAACTCTATCCCGCGGTCTTACCCAtgaagaggaggttgcgcttcggaggatccgggtcggggttgccctcacacctgccgtcattcAGAAGTGGCCTCAGCACCGAGATTTAtttcctcggcctgggtgtccCATATGTAAACGCGACGTCATTGATGCCGACATTCAGCACTTACTCTGGGACTTCCCTGCTCTCAAGCTTACAAGGATCAGGCaactgaaggtagcgggtctttcatcGAGcagccctgcttcatatattgcctggaagcagggaccataccatcgctctctactAGACTTCATAAAATGACCTAGCCagtttccattcatttaatcattACTGCTTCTTTGATCACACGTTTGCCCATTggtgccctgaggcaataaatctcgcttaaaaaaagaGATCAACTAATCAATCTTGTAGCTGCATTCATGTTTGGACCACGTGTTAAAAGCCACAGGGCGTATAACTCGCTCCTGGGTACAACCAGTGGCCTGGCTTCAACATCTAGCGCTAGGGAGCTTTTATTCACAATTAGCTTACAGTGTTCGAGGTTTTCGCGTGTTCGTCGTGTTCATATTCGTGGCATAGTGGTTCATATTCGTGGCATAGCGGTTGACTGTAATGTGACGAATGTCAGCAAATTTCAGCACATACTAAGAAATTGTCAACATGTGCAATTATTCAGCAAGTTGCTTATGAACTCGATTTTATCGCATATCGTAATATTCCACCATACTATCAACGTATCCGCATATCCCCTCTCGACACGTTCGAAATTTTCAGCTATTTGCTGTCAAAACCTCACACCATtgctttttatggcagtcttaactactatGTACGAGTGCAGGACAAACATTAAGCAAGATTTGCCAGGCATCGGAAGCTTAGACCATTGCCGTCTATATACAGATTGATGTATATTATAATTATGCGCTGTTTTGTCACAACTAAAAGTAAAGTCCGCCCCTCAATGTTGGCCTTGTTATTTCCTGTACGGCGAACATATTGCTCGAGGTGTTCGTAACTATATAAGACGTGGACAAGAAAATAATCTAGTGTCGGCAAGAAGCCGCTCAAGCGGATTAGTCGTGGCATGGCTTGGTGATCGGAACCTCCCACGACCACATTAATGGTATGTTCAAGTATGTGTTCGTCGTGTTCATATTCGTGGCATAGTGGTTCATATTCGTGGCATAGCGGTTCACAGTAATGTGACGAATGTCAGCAAATTTCAGCACATACTAAGAAATTGTCAACATGTGCAATTATTCAGCAAGTTGCTTATGAACTCGATTTTATCGCATATCGTAATATTGCACCATACTATCAACGTATCCGCATATCCCCTCTCGACACGTTCGAAATTTTCAGCTATTTGCTGTCAAAACCTCACACCATtgctttttatggcagtcttaactactatGTATGAGTGCAGGACAAACATTAAGCAAGATTTGCCAGGCAGCGGAAGCTTAGACCATTGCCGTCTATATACAGATTGATGTATATTATAATTATGCGCTGTTTTGTCACAACTAAAAGTAAAGTCCGCCCCTGAATGTTGGCCTTGTTATTTCCTGTACGACGAACATATTGCTCGAGGTGTTCGTAGCTATATAAGATGTGGACAAGAAAATAATCTAGTGTCGGCAAGAAGCCGCTCAAGCGGATTAGTCGTTGCATGGCTTGGTGATCGGAACCTCCCACGACCACATTAATGGTATGTTCAAGGACGCAAAGTCAATCGTTATTGTTTCTTTGTCATGGAGTCTCGTCAAACTTACCCATGTATTCTTGCAGGGAGCAGGAGCATTTAACCATTTCACAGCTTCTCACCGTCAGACCAGCTGCCTCAGCAAGTGATCTGGTGTACGCCAGTCGTTGTTCTGTGTTGGACATATCTTGAGTCACGGGAATCATGCTCTCCCAGAGCTGAAATCACAAACCAATACCTTTAGTGCTGagtaaagagaaaaataaaagggtGAATAAAACTAACGCGAAAAAACGTAGGCGTAAACGAAAAAAGGATACCATCACTGTGGCGAAGTCTATACTTAATCGTGGCAGAACGTTAATGCGGACAAGTTTATCCAGCTAATTAAAAGGTTAAATTGCGCGAATAAGACAGAACATACGAACGAAAACGTCACTACAGGCACAAATTTCGAACTGTTGACACGTGACTGCAAGCGGTTGTTATGTATGCTCGGAACTGAGGCGCGCAACCACCTCTGTCAATTCGCTCATGTGCTGATGAAAGATAGCACACAATgatcatatttttctttccttgtgcaTTAAAGAACAACTCTGTAGTCCACCTGGTACGCCATTGCACCAAcgcacccacccatccatccatccatccatgcatccattcATCTACCCACCAacccgcccatccatccatccatccatccatccatccatccatccatccatccgcccatCCGCCCACCCGCCcatccgcccatccatccatccatccatccatccatccatccatccatccatccatccatccatccatccatccatccatccatccatccatccatccatccatccatccatccatccatccatccatccatccatccatccatccatccatccatccatccatccatccatccatccatccatccgtccatccatccatccatccgtccgtccgtccatccgtccgtccgtccgtccgtccgtccgtccaccacGAAACACGCAGCGATAGTCTAACCCGCCATTCGTTTTTGGTTCGCACTAAGAGCTCAGAGCGAACGAAGGCGAATCTGCTGTGAAGCGGACGATTATCACTTTGCCGGGCGCAGCCATGATGCACACCACGGAAGGGACAATATGGGGAGCGCTATGGAGCGAAATATCACTATCTTAGCGAAGAAGCAATTAGTTCTATGTGACTTTACTCTAGCGGTAAATTTTACTCGAGAGTAAACTGTTCGTGCAACCGGCCACTGATAGGGTCTAAATGTTTGGAGAGCGCAAATTACGGCACCAACTGCTCTCAGCGTCGGGTAAATTTTTAATGATGAAGATCTTGTTGTGGAAAATATTCAACTAAACACAGTTTTTTGAGTTCCTGATCATGGCATTCTGAGGTGACAACTCCTTCTGCAGTTGCGCTTTTTCTTTTATACAGCGGCTGGTAGCGTTATCTTGCGCAAATCTTCCAGCGCAACCGAGAAGCGCAATGAGCCTGACCTCGAACAAGCATTTGCAATATTAGCTGTCATAACATAATAACTATCTTAAGCATAGTTTTTCAAAACTACAAACGTCTTCCCAGTTCCATGTTTACCTCTTGAAACTTGCTCCAACGTGTCCTTTGAGCCAGCATCCTCCAAATTTCGGGTGTGACATACCACGCCGAGTAGTACAGGAGGCACTCTCCTCCAGGTCGAAGTAGCCGCGCCACGTTCTTCCACGCTGCAGCCTGGTCAGTGACTCGGTTGAACACGTTGAAGGAATACACCCGGTCGAACAGCGCGTGCTTTTTCACGAACTCAGCCACGTCGCCCGTAATGTCGAGCTCCTCGTACAATATCTTGGGGTGCGCGCTGTGAGTTCTTGCGTGCGACACCATGTTGCCGCATATGTCGGTAGCCACGATCCTCCGTGTGTGCCCTTGGCAACTCGGCAACAAAAGGTCTCTGGTCACACGGCCGCATCCACAGCCAATGTCAAgaaactgctgctcctggccttCTGCTGGCTCTTCAACGGCATTTTTAAACGTTGCATTGTAGAAGTTGAGAGCGTTTGAAACTGCCTGGAAGCAACCATTGGCACTTACTGTGTACGCAGCTGCGTCGTAGTTGGGTTCTCTAAACGCCTTCAGTAGTTGATCATTGGTTCCGTTTTTAGTGGTCATTTTTAATGAGACAGTCTCCGTACCACCGCCGCTTAACCTTGACGGTTCGTCGACGTTCTGAAAGTATTATATAAGACAGCATGCAAAAAAAGCAATTAGGCATGCCTCTTCTCGTGTCTGCCATGATAAAATCAGCGCGTTCACCCACGTCACGTGAGGCATTGGGTTCGTATATTCCACGAGCTGACTCGATAACGTCGAGATAGTTTTCAGCAAATACAAAGTGAGTCATTTCCTGCCATACAGCGAAACGGTGGAAGAAAGGCTGAGAGCAATCGCTTTAATTTTGAATCAATTAGAAGTAGTCAGAGTCATTCAGTGCTCTTTGTGGTCATGAAACTTCCTCGGT
The Amblyomma americanum isolate KBUSLIRL-KWMA chromosome 3, ASM5285725v1, whole genome shotgun sequence genome window above contains:
- the LOC144123851 gene encoding juvenile hormone acid O-methyltransferase-like, translating into MTTKNGTNDQLLKAFREPNYDAAAYTVSANGCFQAVSNALNFYNATFKNAVEEPAEGQEQQFLDIGCGCGRVTRDLLLPSCQGHTRRIVATDICGNMVSHARTHSAHPKILYEELDITGDVAEFVKKHALFDRVYSFNVFNRVTDQAAAWKNVARLLRPGGECLLYYSAWYVTPEIWRMLAQRTRWSKFQELWESMIPVTQDMSNTEQRLAYTRSLAEAAGLTVRSCEMVKCSCSLQEYMGKFDETP